From a single Streptomyces rubradiris genomic region:
- a CDS encoding Eco57I restriction-modification methylase domain-containing protein, translating into MSPRPAVSRGLAAAKAKALDGRAQHQEWLDLTEVSGPFLTMPVLLEAWPQLDALDKDQRTRLRAHHADWQTDTTAHRDEWVAYVLRSLLEWGDALVLRQGEAEDVPDLVLDRFTVDVPEHGARLRADFALVEPGTDIAAEPDTDSAAERVRVLGMLVPAGTAPTARPAWGDDWSASHADRLARLLRHHGVSLGLLTDGRWWCLVWAPVGGVTTTAVFDAIGWNEAAERNVVRAFVSLLRRRRFFEYAESETLVGLLKKSLDAGDEVTDALGVQVRQAVELLVDAIGRADARAMENGAPGLRASGVEASEVYRAAVAVMMRVVFLLFAEERGLLPADNEVYAKSYSARFLRAELKARADAEGEASLEHTTAAWHRLIALFHAVHGGVKHPELELPAYDGSIFDPDKYPWLEKSSPLLPIDDRTVLHMLQAVQEVRVGTGRQRETRTLSFRALNVEQIGYVYEGLLSYDGERAVETMVGLIGPAGMEHEVPLRELEALAAESRGSVKTLAKKIYDKWKDPKPPASVAKLEKLLAPGKPEEVTEAQRLLQAACKDADLTERLVPFFGVLRRDLRDLPVVIPAGALFVTESSLRKNTGTHYTPRSLAEEVVRHALEPLVYEPGPLQTADESAWVPKSSEQILELKVADIAMGSAAFLVAACRYLGDRLIEAWAREGREQAVAYRAGQDVDQVTAADAESDPVVIEARRQIIEHCLYGVDINPMAVEMAKLSLWLVSMDPERPFTFLDDRLVAGDSLLGVTSLEQLKAVHLDVAKGDLLGAAADTERLVSEVVALRHAITEKGDGTQALAEKRELLEEIRKKTAKLRLVGDLVVGAALATCASGRVPWYEEEGGERLRDLFPVAARVAREVVPESVAENSATVREARAQARAWLDSELPNGGMRRISVHWPLEFAEVFTERGGFDALVGNPPFLGGKKLTGALGEAYREYMVDFLANSKRGSADLVSYFTLRAHDLLNRNGQSGLIATNTLAQGDTREVGLDQLHAAGVEIRRAVKSAPWPSASAMLEYCAIWTSSGLMAKNANRVIDGTVVPNGIATSLNPATREASWAEPLRRNSQLSHIGSLVLGLGFTLPETRAKSWISEDTRYSEVLFPYINGQDLNSHPEHGTDRWIINFHDWPLHKAMEFPLAFNQVEALVKPERDLNKRKVYRERWWQYGEKQKSMVAAIAPLDRCIVITRVSKVVMPVMVPTGQVFSDATVVFASDDYAFLSVLSSAVHYWWAIDRASTMKGDLRYTPTDVFEPFIYPHLNDRLRTAGTRLHKHRSELMMRRNIGLTGTYSLLHDPACQDEDIVQLRSIHQEIDKATVEAYGWRDLLDETGSTPPTDPTHETFPLDHGFHETDQGTRYTIGLLARTEIIDRLRQLNHQAYADEVFLGLHKKPKKYPDMPPPSEEAQRKKAEQKQTATVDFEDGGLFRPEGTIF; encoded by the coding sequence ATGAGCCCCCGCCCTGCCGTCTCCCGAGGACTCGCCGCCGCCAAGGCCAAGGCGCTCGACGGCCGAGCCCAGCACCAGGAGTGGCTCGACCTCACCGAGGTCTCCGGCCCCTTCCTCACCATGCCGGTGCTCCTGGAGGCCTGGCCCCAGCTCGACGCCCTCGACAAGGACCAGCGCACCCGTCTGCGAGCCCACCACGCCGACTGGCAGACGGACACGACCGCCCACCGCGATGAGTGGGTGGCGTACGTCCTGCGCTCGCTCCTGGAGTGGGGCGACGCGCTGGTGTTGCGTCAGGGTGAGGCAGAGGACGTACCGGACCTGGTCCTGGACCGCTTCACGGTCGATGTCCCCGAGCACGGAGCCCGCCTGCGCGCGGACTTCGCCCTCGTCGAGCCGGGTACGGACATCGCGGCCGAGCCGGACACAGATTCGGCGGCCGAGCGCGTCCGCGTGCTGGGCATGCTGGTACCGGCGGGCACGGCCCCGACAGCGCGCCCGGCGTGGGGCGACGACTGGTCGGCGAGCCACGCGGACCGCCTGGCCCGCCTCCTGCGCCACCACGGCGTCTCACTCGGCCTGCTCACGGACGGCCGCTGGTGGTGCCTGGTCTGGGCCCCGGTCGGCGGCGTCACAACGACGGCCGTCTTCGACGCCATCGGCTGGAACGAGGCCGCGGAACGCAACGTCGTACGCGCCTTCGTGTCGCTCCTGCGCCGTCGCCGCTTCTTCGAGTACGCCGAGTCCGAGACGCTGGTCGGCCTGCTGAAGAAGAGCCTGGACGCGGGCGACGAGGTCACGGACGCGCTCGGTGTGCAGGTGCGCCAGGCTGTCGAGCTGCTGGTGGACGCGATCGGCCGTGCTGATGCGAGGGCTATGGAGAACGGCGCGCCGGGATTGCGGGCGAGTGGGGTCGAGGCGAGCGAGGTCTACCGAGCTGCGGTCGCGGTGATGATGCGGGTGGTGTTCCTGCTGTTCGCCGAGGAGCGCGGCCTGCTCCCGGCGGACAACGAGGTGTACGCCAAGTCGTACTCCGCACGTTTCCTGCGCGCTGAGCTGAAGGCACGGGCGGACGCGGAAGGCGAGGCGTCACTGGAGCACACGACGGCGGCCTGGCACCGCCTGATCGCCCTGTTCCACGCGGTGCACGGCGGCGTGAAGCACCCGGAACTCGAACTCCCCGCGTACGACGGCTCGATCTTCGACCCGGACAAATACCCCTGGCTGGAGAAGAGTTCGCCTCTCCTCCCCATCGACGACCGCACGGTCCTGCACATGCTCCAGGCAGTGCAGGAGGTCCGCGTCGGCACCGGGCGACAGCGCGAGACGCGCACGCTGAGCTTCCGGGCGCTGAACGTCGAGCAGATCGGTTACGTGTACGAGGGTCTGCTGTCGTACGACGGTGAGCGTGCCGTGGAGACGATGGTTGGCCTGATCGGGCCGGCCGGCATGGAGCACGAGGTTCCGCTGCGGGAGCTGGAGGCGCTGGCGGCGGAGTCGAGGGGCAGCGTGAAGACGCTGGCCAAGAAGATCTACGACAAGTGGAAGGACCCGAAGCCGCCGGCGAGCGTGGCGAAACTGGAGAAGCTGCTGGCGCCCGGGAAGCCGGAGGAAGTCACGGAGGCGCAGCGGCTCCTGCAGGCCGCGTGCAAGGACGCGGACCTCACGGAGCGGCTGGTGCCGTTCTTCGGGGTCCTGCGGCGCGATCTGCGGGACCTGCCGGTGGTGATTCCGGCGGGCGCGCTGTTCGTCACGGAGTCGTCGCTGCGGAAGAACACGGGGACGCACTACACGCCTCGGTCGCTGGCGGAGGAGGTCGTCCGGCATGCGCTGGAGCCGCTGGTGTATGAGCCGGGGCCGCTTCAGACGGCGGATGAGTCGGCTTGGGTGCCGAAGTCCTCGGAACAGATCCTTGAGTTGAAGGTCGCCGACATCGCGATGGGGTCGGCGGCGTTCCTGGTGGCGGCTTGCCGTTATCTAGGCGACCGGTTGATCGAGGCGTGGGCTCGGGAGGGCCGCGAGCAGGCGGTCGCTTATCGGGCCGGGCAGGACGTGGACCAGGTCACGGCGGCGGACGCGGAGTCCGACCCGGTGGTGATCGAGGCCCGGCGTCAGATCATCGAGCACTGCCTGTATGGGGTGGACATCAACCCCATGGCAGTGGAGATGGCAAAGCTGTCGCTGTGGCTGGTGTCGATGGACCCGGAGCGGCCGTTCACGTTTCTGGATGACCGGTTGGTGGCGGGGGATTCGCTGCTGGGTGTCACTTCACTGGAGCAGTTGAAGGCTGTGCACCTGGATGTGGCCAAGGGTGACCTGTTGGGAGCTGCGGCCGACACCGAGAGGCTGGTAAGTGAGGTGGTGGCGTTGCGGCACGCCATCACGGAGAAGGGGGACGGGACACAGGCTCTGGCGGAGAAGCGGGAACTGCTGGAGGAGATCCGGAAGAAGACGGCCAAGCTGCGGCTGGTGGGGGATCTGGTCGTAGGGGCTGCGCTGGCGACATGCGCCTCGGGGCGGGTGCCCTGGTACGAGGAGGAGGGCGGCGAACGGCTTCGGGATCTGTTTCCGGTGGCTGCTCGGGTGGCTCGGGAGGTTGTGCCTGAATCCGTGGCAGAGAATTCGGCGACGGTTCGGGAGGCTCGGGCGCAGGCGCGGGCTTGGCTGGATAGTGAGCTGCCCAACGGTGGGATGCGGCGGATTTCGGTTCATTGGCCATTGGAGTTTGCGGAAGTGTTTACAGAGAGGGGTGGATTTGATGCCTTGGTCGGCAATCCACCCTTCTTGGGGGGAAAGAAGCTCACTGGCGCGCTCGGCGAAGCCTACCGAGAATACATGGTCGACTTTCTCGCTAACAGTAAGCGCGGCAGCGCAGATTTGGTATCCTATTTCACATTGCGCGCACATGACCTGTTGAACCGCAATGGGCAGAGCGGCCTAATCGCAACCAACACCTTGGCGCAAGGAGATACCCGCGAAGTCGGATTGGATCAACTTCACGCCGCCGGGGTTGAGATTCGCCGAGCAGTGAAAAGCGCACCGTGGCCTTCTGCTTCCGCGATGCTTGAATACTGCGCGATCTGGACCAGTTCAGGACTAATGGCGAAAAACGCCAACAGAGTAATTGACGGGACCGTGGTACCGAACGGGATTGCTACGTCGCTGAATCCCGCCACGCGGGAGGCGTCATGGGCGGAGCCCCTGCGCCGCAACAGTCAGCTCTCCCACATCGGCTCGCTAGTGTTGGGGCTTGGTTTTACCTTGCCTGAGACCAGAGCTAAATCCTGGATCAGCGAGGATACCCGGTACTCGGAAGTGCTCTTCCCATACATAAACGGCCAGGACCTAAACAGCCACCCCGAGCATGGAACAGATCGCTGGATCATCAATTTCCACGACTGGCCACTCCACAAAGCCATGGAGTTCCCACTCGCATTCAACCAGGTCGAGGCCCTGGTAAAACCAGAGCGGGATTTGAACAAGAGAAAAGTCTATCGCGAACGCTGGTGGCAATACGGCGAGAAGCAAAAGTCAATGGTTGCTGCTATCGCGCCACTGGACCGCTGCATCGTTATCACCCGCGTGAGCAAGGTGGTTATGCCGGTCATGGTGCCGACTGGGCAGGTCTTCAGCGATGCAACTGTCGTCTTCGCTTCGGATGACTACGCATTTCTGTCCGTTCTCAGCAGCGCTGTCCACTATTGGTGGGCGATCGATCGTGCGTCCACCATGAAGGGAGACCTCCGCTACACACCCACCGACGTTTTCGAGCCATTTATCTACCCACACCTTAACGATCGCCTTCGCACAGCCGGAACTCGCCTGCACAAGCACCGCAGCGAACTCATGATGCGCCGCAACATCGGCCTGACAGGCACGTACAGCCTCTTGCATGACCCCGCCTGTCAGGATGAGGACATTGTTCAACTCCGCAGTATTCACCAGGAGATCGACAAGGCCACCGTCGAGGCCTACGGCTGGCGCGATCTGCTGGACGAGACTGGGTCAACGCCGCCCACAGACCCCACCCACGAGACCTTCCCTCTCGACCACGGCTTCCACGAGACGGACCAGGGCACGCGCTACACCATCGGCCTGCTCGCCCGCACCGAGATCATCGACCGGCTTCGCCAGCTCAACCACCAGGCGTACGCTGATGAGGTCTTCCTCGGGCTGCACAAGAAGCCGAAGAAGTACCCAGACATGCCTCCACCCTCCGAGGAAGCCCAGCGCAAGAAGGCGGAGCAGAAGCAGACCGCGACCGTCGACTTCGAAGACGGCGGCCTCTTCCGGCCCGAGGGCACCATCTTCTGA
- a CDS encoding DUF397 domain-containing protein gives MGSSGAQVIPRRRTRAEDEDNPAIWIAYGKLVKLFRTKKGLTQQELADAVGYSCEQVASIEQGRRPAKAAFTEAAERVLEAGGVLAELQEDVDRAKLPKFFGDFAGIEAEAVSRFAYDPRATCRSGMSKGQATGGNGRLTWRKSSYSGSGGGDCIEVAETLGTILVRDSKDKRGPKLFLAREAWVAFLPYVGGASAR, from the coding sequence ATGGGGAGTTCGGGCGCTCAGGTGATCCCGCGACGCAGGACGCGGGCCGAAGACGAGGACAACCCGGCCATCTGGATCGCGTACGGCAAGCTGGTCAAACTCTTCCGCACCAAGAAGGGGCTCACTCAGCAGGAACTGGCAGACGCTGTCGGCTACTCATGCGAGCAGGTGGCCTCGATCGAGCAGGGTCGCCGACCGGCGAAGGCCGCGTTCACAGAGGCGGCGGAGCGTGTTCTTGAGGCGGGCGGGGTGCTTGCGGAGCTCCAGGAGGATGTGGACCGGGCCAAACTACCCAAGTTCTTCGGGGACTTTGCGGGGATCGAGGCGGAGGCGGTGAGTCGGTTCGCTTACGATCCTCGAGCAACTTGCAGGAGCGGCATGAGCAAGGGGCAGGCCACGGGTGGCAACGGCAGGTTGACGTGGCGGAAAAGTAGTTACAGCGGCTCGGGCGGAGGCGATTGCATCGAGGTCGCCGAGACGCTCGGGACGATCCTCGTACGCGACTCCAAGGACAAGCGAGGGCCGAAGCTGTTCCTCGCTCGGGAAGCCTGGGTGGCCTTCCTGCCCTACGTCGGGGGCGCCTCGGCCCGCTGA
- a CDS encoding Uma2 family endonuclease has protein sequence MSDLIERGAVPEGYKVEVFDGRVIMTPQSPEQDWTVSDVKDAVKAAGIARERVFGDVLITFPGENDAAPDLTIIGFDAERRKNSYSCVDVLAVVEVPSEPEDEKDYVRNVRKYGRFGIDVYMIADPFKQAVTLMSEPHAAGYGRVLEIPYGEPVSFTLATGERVKVDTSTFPVRDAQEG, from the coding sequence ATGAGCGATCTGATCGAACGGGGCGCTGTCCCCGAGGGGTACAAGGTCGAGGTCTTCGACGGGAGGGTGATCATGACGCCGCAGAGCCCGGAGCAGGACTGGACCGTCTCCGACGTCAAGGACGCGGTCAAGGCTGCGGGCATCGCCCGGGAGCGGGTCTTCGGGGACGTGCTCATCACCTTCCCCGGCGAGAATGACGCGGCGCCCGACCTGACGATCATCGGCTTCGACGCCGAGCGCCGGAAGAACAGCTACTCCTGCGTCGACGTGCTGGCCGTGGTGGAGGTCCCGTCCGAGCCGGAGGACGAGAAGGACTACGTCAGGAACGTCCGGAAGTATGGGCGGTTCGGCATCGACGTCTACATGATCGCCGACCCGTTCAAGCAGGCGGTCACGCTGATGTCTGAGCCGCACGCCGCCGGGTACGGGCGGGTGCTGGAGATCCCGTACGGCGAGCCGGTCAGCTTCACGCTGGCGACCGGGGAGCGCGTGAAGGTCGACACGAGTACGTTTCCCGTGCGGGACGCGCAAGAGGGATGA